A region of Anopheles merus strain MAF chromosome 2R, AmerM5.1, whole genome shotgun sequence DNA encodes the following proteins:
- the LOC121588352 gene encoding apolipoprotein D-like, translating to MNSIQLLAAAFVLGLVGLTSGQLVSPGICQNFPVHVNFDVPRYLGLWYEIRRYEQVFQRGGECVTAEYSLNDDGSVRVFNSMMVPPGQVRQSDVGRAVVAFPDESPLEAKLNVTFDATATDISANYWVLGTDYDSYAVVWGCFGVGTTLRAESAWILSRTPTLTPQAEAEVQRYVDLYLSEDDLRPTVQNLDFCCTIDPEVTAYPQCPTQ from the exons ATGAACTCCATCCAACTGCTCGCAGCAGCGTTCGTGCTAGGCCTGGTCGGACTGACCAGCGGCCAGCTCGTCTCGCCCGGCATCTGCCAGAACTTTCCGGTGCACGTGAACTTCGATGTGCCGCGCTACCTTGGCCTGTGGTACGAGATCCGCCGCTACGAGCAGGTGTTCCAGCGTGGTGGCGAGTGCGTTACCGCCGAGTACTCGCTGAACGACGATGGCAGCGTGCGCGTGTTCAACTCGATGATGGTGCCGCCCGGCCAGGTCCGCCAGTCCGATGTGGGCCGTGCCGTGGTTGCCTTCCCCGATGAGTCGCCGCTGGAGGCCAAGCTGAACGTTACCTTCGATGCGA CTGCCACCGACATCTCCGCCAACTATTGGGTGCTGGGTACGGACTACGACAGCTACGCCGTCGTGTGGGGCTGCTTCGGAGTGGGCACGACGCTGCGTGCCGAAAGTGCCTGGATTCTGTCCCGCACGCCCACGCTGACGCCGCAGGCTGAGGCCGAGGTGCAGCGCTACGTCGACCTGTACCTGAGCGAGGATGACCTTCGTCCGACCGTCCAGAACTTGGACTT CTGCTGCACGATCGATCCCGAAGTTACCGCTTACCCGCAGTGCCCAACACAGTAA